The following proteins come from a genomic window of Sesamum indicum cultivar Zhongzhi No. 13 linkage group LG10, S_indicum_v1.0, whole genome shotgun sequence:
- the LOC105172596 gene encoding sulfate transporter 1.3 encodes MSGGRVATETDIASAASSRRYTENAPYVHKVGVPPKQSLFKEFTYMFKETFFHDDPLRPFKDQPRSRKLLLGIQAVFPILDWGRRYKLHMFKGDLIAGLTIASLCIPQDIGYAKLANLDPQFGLYSSFVPPLIYAIMGSSRDIAIGPVAVVSLLLGSLVQNEIDPKHKPEYQRLMFTATFFAGVTQFVLGFFRLGFLIDFLSHAAVVGFMAGAAITISLQQLKGLLGVKKFTKKTDIVSVMRSVWTNVHHGWNWETVVIGVSFLAFLLLAKYIGKKNRKLFWVPAIAPLISVIISTFFVFITHADKKGVQIVNHIERGINPPSVHKIHFTGSYVGIGFRIGAIAGMIGLTEAVAIGRTFAAMKDYHLDGNKEMVALGTMNVIGSMTSCYVATGSFSRSAVNYMAGCNTAVSNIVMSIVVLLTLELITPLFKYTPNTILASIIISAVVGLFDYEAMILIWKIDKFDFVACMGAFFGVVFASVEIGLLIAVAISFAKILLQVTRPRTAVLGKIPRTTVYRNIQQYPEATKVPGVLIVRVDSAIYFSNSNYIRERILRLLADEEEEQKANERPRIQYLIVEMSPVTDIDTSGIHALEDLYKNLQKRDVQLVLANPGQIVLDKLHTSDFANTVGDDKIFLTVADAVMTLAPKMEP; translated from the exons ATGAGTGGCGGTCGCGTCGCAACCGAGACTGATATTGCTAGTGCAGCTTCTTCACGCCGGTACACTGAGAATGCGCCTTATGTGCACAAGGTGGGAGTGCCCCCCAAACAAAGCCTTTTCAAGGAGTTTACGTATATGTTCAAGGAGACGTTCTTCCACGATGACCCTCTTCGTCCCTTCAAGGACCAACCGAGATCACGGAAGTTGCTGCTCGGGATCCAGGCTGTTTTCCCTATTCTTGATTGGGGACGACGGTACAAACTTCACATGTTTAAAGGAGATCTCATCGCCGGACTCACCATCGCCAGCCTCTGCATTCCTCAG GATATCGGATATGCAAAACTTGCAAACTTGGATCCACAGTTCGGACTAT ATAGCAGTTTTGTTCCACCACTGATTTATGCCATCATGGGGAGCTCAAGAGATATTGCCATTGGGCCGGTGGCGGTGGTGTCTCTCTTGCTAGGGAGTTTGGTTCAAAATGAGATTGATCCCAAGCACAAACCCGAGTATCAGCGCCTTATGTTTACGGCTACGTTCTTTGCTGGAGTCACTCAGTTTGTGCTCGGTTTCTTCAG GTTGGGTTTCTTGATCGACTTCCTGTCTCACGCGGCAGTCGTCGGTTTTATGGCCGGAGCGGCCATCACCATCAGCCTTCAACAGCTCAAAGGCTTGCTTGGTGTGAAGAAGTTCACCAAGAAAACCGACATAGTTTCTGTTATGCGTTCCGTGTGGACTAACGTGCATCATGGC TGGAACTGGGAGACTGTTGTAATAGGAGTGTCATTCTTGGCCTTTCTGCTCCTTGCCAAGTACATT GGGAAAAAGAACAGGAAACTGTTCTGGGTTCCTGCAATAGCTCCATTGATTTCAGTCATCATTTCAACCTTCTTTGTCTTCATCACTCATGCAGACAAGAAAGGCGTCCAAATT GTGAACCATATTGAAAGAGGCATCAATCCTCCGTCTGTGCATAAAATCCATTTCACCGGCAGCTATGTGGGCATAGGTTTCAGAATCGGTGCCATTGCTGGAATGATCGGACTTACG GAAGCTGTAGCAATTGGAAGAACTTTTGCAGCAATGAAGGATTACCACTTGGATGGCAACAAAGAAATGGTAGCGTTAGGCACGATGAACGTCATCGGCTCAATGACATCTTGTTACGTTGCTACGG GATCATTTTCACGCTCTGCTGTGAACTACATGGCCGGATGCAACACTGCCGTCTCAAACATTGTAATGTCGATCGTAGTACTCCTGACATTGGAACTGATTACCCCTTTGTTCAAGTACACGCCGAACACCATTCTGGCCTCGATCATCATATCGGCTGTGGTGGGATTATTCGACTATGAAGCGATGATTCTGATATGGAAGATCGATAAATTCGATTTTGTTGCCTGCATGGGGGCCTTCTTTGGGGTGGTTTTTGCATCGGTCGAGATCGGCCTCCTCATTGC GGTCGCTATATCATTCGCCAAGATTCTTCTCCAAGTTACACGGCCTCGGACAGCAGTTCTTGGTAAGATACCGAGGACTACAGTTTATCGGAACATTCAGCAATATCCCGAGGCGACAAAGGTTCCCGGTGTGCTGATTGTGAGAGTTGATTCTGCTATCTATTTTTCCAACTCAAATTACATCAGGGAGAG GATACTGAGGTTGCTGGCTGATGAGGAGGAAGAGCAGAAAGCGAATGAACGGCCGAGAATACAGTATTTGATAGTCGAAATGTCTC CTGTAACTGACATAGACACTAGTGGGATCCATGCCTTAGAAGATCTCTACAAGAATCTGCAGAAGAGAGATGTACAG CTGGTTCTAGCAAATCCGGGGCAGATAGTACTGGACAAGCTCCATACATCGGACTTCGCCAACACGGTTGGAGACGACAAGATCTTCCTCACCGTAGCCGATGCTGTCATGACATTGGCACCCAAGATGGAGCCCTGA